In Salvelinus alpinus chromosome 22, SLU_Salpinus.1, whole genome shotgun sequence, one genomic interval encodes:
- the pglyrp5 gene encoding peptidoglycan recognition protein 5 isoform X1, with protein MDLRVNVEVVTREQWGAVAPRCRETLKCPAQRVVIHHTALLHCGGIRECMDQLIHIQTMHMQDRNFDDIGYNFLIGGDGTVYEGRGWSVVGAHTKDNNRDSLGIALMGNFNNESPSPAALSSVKQLLQCGVSQGHLHPGFTLLGHRDLGDTECPGERLYAALKHLKFP; from the exons ATGGATTTAAGAGTCAATG TAGAGGTGGTTACTCGGGAACAGTGGGGAGCAGTAGCCCCTCGATGCCGGGAGACCCTTAAGTGTCCTGCTCAAAGAGTTGTCATACACCACACTGCACTGTTGCACTGCGGGGGCATCCGAGAATGTATGGACCAGCTCATCCACATACAGACAATGCATATGCAGGATAGGAACTTTGATGACATTGGATACAA CTTTCTTATTGGGGGAGATGGCACAGTGTATGAGGGCCGAGGCTGGAGTGTTGTGGGTGCACATACCAAGGACAATAACCGTGACTCTTTGGGCATTGCCCTCATGGGCAACTTCAACA ATGAGAGCCCCAGTCCAGCAGCCCTGTCATCTGTTAAACAGCTCCTGCAGTGTGGGGTTTCCCAGGGGCATTTGCACCCTGGATTTACCCTGCTTGGGCATAGAGACCTGGGGGACACCGAATGTCCTGGGGAGAGACTATATGCTGCACTAAAACATCTAAAATTTCCCTGA
- the polr2i gene encoding DNA-directed RNA polymerase II subunit RPB9: MDIEGGTYEPGFVGIRFCQECNNMLYPKEDKENRILLYACRNCDYQQEADNSCIYVNKITHEVDELTQIIADVSQDPTLPRTEDHPCPKCGHKEAVFFQSHSMKAEDAMRLYYVCTAPHCGHRWTE, encoded by the exons ATGGATATAGAGGGTGGTACATATGAACCAGGATTCGTTGGGATTCGATTTTGTCAAGAATG CAACAACATGTTGTATCCCAAAGAAGACAAGGAGAATCGAATCCTGCTCTATGCA TGCAGGAACTGTGACTATCAACAAGAAGCAGACAACAGCTGCATCTATGTCAACAAGATCACCCACGAAGTTGA tgaGCTGACGCAGATAATTGCAGATGTGTCCCAGGATCCAACGCTTCCCCGGACAGAGGATCACCCCTGCCCAAA GTGCGGTCACAAGGAGGCAGTGTTTTTCCAGTCCCACAGTATGAAGGCTGAG GATGCCATGAGGCTGTACTATGTCTGCACGGCCCCTCACTGTGGACACCGCTGGACGGAGTGA
- the pglyrp5 gene encoding peptidoglycan recognition protein 5 isoform X2, whose protein sequence is MDLRVNEVVTREQWGAVAPRCRETLKCPAQRVVIHHTALLHCGGIRECMDQLIHIQTMHMQDRNFDDIGYNFLIGGDGTVYEGRGWSVVGAHTKDNNRDSLGIALMGNFNNESPSPAALSSVKQLLQCGVSQGHLHPGFTLLGHRDLGDTECPGERLYAALKHLKFP, encoded by the exons ATGGATTTAAGAGTCAATG AGGTGGTTACTCGGGAACAGTGGGGAGCAGTAGCCCCTCGATGCCGGGAGACCCTTAAGTGTCCTGCTCAAAGAGTTGTCATACACCACACTGCACTGTTGCACTGCGGGGGCATCCGAGAATGTATGGACCAGCTCATCCACATACAGACAATGCATATGCAGGATAGGAACTTTGATGACATTGGATACAA CTTTCTTATTGGGGGAGATGGCACAGTGTATGAGGGCCGAGGCTGGAGTGTTGTGGGTGCACATACCAAGGACAATAACCGTGACTCTTTGGGCATTGCCCTCATGGGCAACTTCAACA ATGAGAGCCCCAGTCCAGCAGCCCTGTCATCTGTTAAACAGCTCCTGCAGTGTGGGGTTTCCCAGGGGCATTTGCACCCTGGATTTACCCTGCTTGGGCATAGAGACCTGGGGGACACCGAATGTCCTGGGGAGAGACTATATGCTGCACTAAAACATCTAAAATTTCCCTGA
- the pglyrp5 gene encoding peptidoglycan recognition protein 5 isoform X3, translating to MDQLIHIQTMHMQDRNFDDIGYNFLIGGDGTVYEGRGWSVVGAHTKDNNRDSLGIALMGNFNNESPSPAALSSVKQLLQCGVSQGHLHPGFTLLGHRDLGDTECPGERLYAALKHLKFP from the exons ATGGACCAGCTCATCCACATACAGACAATGCATATGCAGGATAGGAACTTTGATGACATTGGATACAA CTTTCTTATTGGGGGAGATGGCACAGTGTATGAGGGCCGAGGCTGGAGTGTTGTGGGTGCACATACCAAGGACAATAACCGTGACTCTTTGGGCATTGCCCTCATGGGCAACTTCAACA ATGAGAGCCCCAGTCCAGCAGCCCTGTCATCTGTTAAACAGCTCCTGCAGTGTGGGGTTTCCCAGGGGCATTTGCACCCTGGATTTACCCTGCTTGGGCATAGAGACCTGGGGGACACCGAATGTCCTGGGGAGAGACTATATGCTGCACTAAAACATCTAAAATTTCCCTGA
- the foxg1c gene encoding forkhead box protein G1c translates to MLNMEDLKAPVRFFHKSSFSISSLLFRREGVMSDDGAVLDGHLSRKHISSGPSTRPKEVCAQDGTYDLHGDKNCHKEYAVQEDKRLSRDGEREDGEDTDGVGEVKTCGGVEGKAKPEKPPFSYNALIMMAIRQSPERRLTLNGIYEFIMGNFPYYQENRQGWQNSIRHNLSLNKCFVKVPRHYDDPGKGNYWMLDPSSEDVFIGGTTGKLRRRSTAGTQTKLAIKRGARLTSTTAAGLAFTGSFYWPVPSFLNLQPHANSHPDMGSCVVPNHSNYATSILSQRSHHMSAINTGAERLFQTNQESSYFGMGAGAHYRRHHQMNAATTFASSSLPCTLSLPNPCSFNLLNRQASYFYSHHQVPHPATFNTWCQEEYPPTKASPAGPIYSGKNGPSDCLGSLCAEFPNYFPSSSPMSSLNTNLSWNAGE, encoded by the coding sequence ATGTTGAACATGGAGGATTTGAAAGCCCCTGTCAGATTTTTCCACAAGTCTTCATTCAGCATCAGCAGCCTGCTGTTTCGACGAGAGGGAGTGATGAGTGATGACGGTGCCGTGCTGGATGGGCATCTTTCCAGAAAACACATTTCTTCGGGGCCATCTACTAGGCCTAAAGAAGTTTGTGCTCAAGATGGAACATATGATTTACATGGAGACAAGAACTGTCATAAAGAATACGCAGTCCAAGAGGACAAACGACTCtccagagatggagaaagggaagACGGAGAAGATACCGATGGAGTGGGAGAGGTGAAGACATGTGGAGGAGTAGAGGGAAAAGCTAAACCAGAGAAACCTCCTTTCAGCTATAACGCATTGATAATGATGGCTATTCGCCAGAGCCCGGAGCGAAGGCTTACGCTCAACGGCATTTACGAGTTCATCATGGGCAACTTCCCTTACTATCAAGAAAATAGACAAGGATGGCAGAATTCAATCCGACATAACCTGAGTTTGAACAAGTGCTTCGTCAAAGTACCTCGCCATTATGATGACCCAGGCAAAGGCAACTACTGGATGCTTGACCCTTCAAGCGAGGACGTGTTCATAGGTGGCACAACTGGTAAACTCCGGCGCCGTTCCACGGCGGGCACCCAGACAAAACTGGCAATAAAACGGGGTGCCCGTTTGACCTCCACCACTGCCGCCGGGCTGGCGTTCACTGGGTCCTTTTATTGGCCGGTGCCATCGTTTCTAAACCTTCAACCTCATGCGAACTCACACCCGGACATGGGGTCATGTGTAGTGCCCAATCACTCCAACTATGCCACCTCGATCCTTTCTCAACGGTCACACCACATGAGTGCCATAAATACTGGAGCAGAACGACTCTTCCAAACAAACCAGGAGTCATCTTATTTTGGCATGGGTGCAGGCGCGCATTACCGTCGCCATCACCAAATGAACGCAGCCACAACATTCGCCTCTTCATCGTTGCCATGCACTTTGTCTCTCCCTAACCCTTGTTCCTTTAACCTGCTCAACCGACAAGCTAGTTATTTTTACTCGCATCACCAGGTACCCCACCCGGCGACATTCAATACATGGTGCCAGGAGGAGTACCCCCCAACCAAGGCATCTCCAGCCGGACCCATTTACTCCGGAAAAAATGGGCCATCGGATTGCTTGGGGAGTTTGTGTGCGGAGTTCCCTAATTATTTCCCCTCAAGCAGCCCCATGAGCTCCCTCAACACCAATCTTTCTTGGAATGCAGGGGAATGA